The Petropleomorpha daqingensis genome includes a window with the following:
- a CDS encoding SAV_6107 family HEPN domain-containing protein — MPADQLPLPPPLPPAAAQLLDQAHRALAEAAACTDDPRRRYATAHLGALRGAAAVLAARTRPETGRRRPRSAWVLLGSVAPELGEWATFFAAGAAKRAAAEAGLSRAVTEREADDLVRDVGAFLTVVEHSLGLSVPEPVRPAAPRPRVVGGTDHRK; from the coding sequence ATGCCTGCCGACCAGCTGCCCCTCCCGCCGCCCTTGCCCCCGGCGGCGGCCCAGCTGCTCGACCAGGCCCACCGGGCGCTGGCGGAGGCCGCGGCCTGCACCGACGACCCCCGGCGTCGGTACGCCACCGCCCACCTCGGCGCGCTGCGCGGGGCGGCCGCGGTGCTGGCCGCGCGCACCCGTCCGGAGACCGGCCGGCGCCGGCCGCGCAGCGCCTGGGTGCTGCTCGGCTCGGTCGCGCCCGAGCTGGGGGAGTGGGCCACCTTCTTCGCGGCCGGCGCCGCCAAGCGGGCCGCGGCCGAGGCCGGGCTCTCCCGCGCGGTCACCGAGCGGGAGGCCGACGACCTGGTCCGCGACGTCGGCGCGTTCCTCACCGTGGTCGAGCACAGCCTCGGCCTCTCCGTTCCCGAGCCGGTCCGGCCGGCCGCCCCCCGTCCACGGGTGGTCGGCGGCACCGACCACCGAAAGTGA